AACGTGATTGACCGCTCGACTGATTTGGGCATAATCTCCATTTAAAGCGTgagttattaattttttaaatgtcaacaGCAACtgcaaaaatgtgttttcgGATAGCTTTTCGAGTATCTCCAATGTTGGGCGCAACCGGGTGGCACGAACCAAATACTGCGGATCAATTGAGGAGATATCTTTGATGTGCTTCAAGTGTTTATCAAGCTTTTCTTGCAAAGGAGCAAGTGAATTTTTGGTCATTACCAAGCCGGTAATATTTGCTCCAGCAGATGTTATTGCGCCCATGATACCAGTCGCTGTTGCAGCGGTGGTTAAGGCGAGAGACACTCCAGCTGTAAATGGAGCAGCAACGAGTCCTCCAATAAACAAAAGTCCTGATCCAATACCGACACCAGTCCCAACACGATCAGCGATCAAAACGTCGGAGTGAGTTTTCTCTAGATAGTCTGCCATATCTCTTAACTTCTTGAcgattctttctctttcaagatgaatttctttggtttttctttcgagatTATTGATACCTTTTGGAAGACATTGTAAAGTACTCAACAGCTCTAGACTTTCGCAAGGTGAAGCAGCAGTTTCTGTACAGACGGAATTTTTATTCcccatctagaatttgaagtaactcctgttattttttaaagataacaAACTTTTAATCAAAATACCGTAACCAAGTGAAATTGTACAGTGAGGTAGtctttaattaaaacaaatattccgTCACGATCTTTTGCAATATGGACACCGCTGCACAAGTTGCAATGTTCAACTGATAAACTGAACAATGCAACTGAGAATAAGAACCACGACGAAACcattagtctttttttttgataaCACGGAAAATAAGAACCACGTCgtcatttatctttttttttaaataatgcacaCAGTTGAgaagaaattatttctaactttaaattacaattttttcttcaagctTATTAAATAGGCgtaacgtttcttttttctttcgcaaccaaaattgaaaattcgcaTTTAATTACTTATAGGTTTTAACTTGAAGGGTTCGTTGATTTGTTCTTTTCCGAAAATATTTCGTTGATTGTTTAAACCGTTTGAACATATTTCGggactattttttttgttttgtttaaaccGTTTGTATAAACCGTTTGAACAATTCTTTCTAAATTCGTTTGATTTCGTCTCCAGTAGATGGCGTGCGATAGCCCGGGGCAACAGACAGAATAGCGTcgctttgatatttttcacttgttgaggggaaacaatttttcaactgTTTTGATTGAACGAAAtgccaaaatttctttttaaaaataacgaatcATGAACAATAAAGACGCTGATTGATGCTACGTCAAAATTAGGTAATTGCCGCTCACGGTCACCATTTTTCTGTATTTGAGCGATTTTTGAGACCCCCGATTAACCAGTGCAGTTCTGAATCGGCAAAACCTTATATTCCCCACCAAATCATTGTTAAAGTATCGCTTCTCGGCCTTTTGGCTAAGATCAAAGTGTAGTATCTGTTCTTATCAGCTTAATATCTGATACGGGACCAAATGGTCCCCAGAATATTAAACTGATTTTTGGAAGCCGGCGGGAATACAGTGCTTGCACTGCTCCCGCCACGGGTTGACCCGGTATTGCAGTACCTCCGGGATCGGCTCACCCTCTCTGAGGgttatcaataaataaataaaatttggataaaaataTCTTAAGGGATTTAAAAGTTGATGAAATTATACAATAAGATTCATTTAACGGGAAAGTCATTACGCAaacctattttttattatttgattctttacAGGGGTTCTGCAACTAAACAAAGACAACTTTGGCTTAAACTAAAATATGTTGACCACAATGGGTTGAGTTTGTAAGAGGGGGGAGACGTTGAATTCAAgtgttttcatttaattcaatCTTCGAAGCCAACTCCTATGTTGCATCGCTTGTGTGATCTGGAATCACTTTTGTATTTGGATTCCTTCGTTTTTCCCAGTCTCTTTTTAACAGAAATAGGGCCAAGATCAACACGACGGCAAAGGCACTTCCTACTACAAAGTTGATCtacataaaaacattttatcatCTGCCTTGTTAACATTAAACCATGAAAGTGAATTCTCGTGTACCTGGGGGAAGGTTTCAATTAAAGCGTTGTATAGGTGCGTGAAGATAGACCTATCTACAGTAAACCAAATGGATTCCAACAGCCCAAGAAACCCTAATATTTTACCAACGTCGCTTTTGTCCGGGATGCTTGTTATCAGAGCGCGAAGAGCTGGGTCGATGCTGGCCTTGAAAGCTCCTACTAAAGTAGTGATGATAACTACCCACCACAAAGATGGACCGGTGATGAAGATTGACATCATGTTCCAAAGAGCAATGGATACCAATCCAAAGATTGCGACAGTGTAATCCGACAGCTCGTAACTTGATGCCAGTCCGAGTAATATAACCATACCAACTTGACGTACAGCTTCATTTGCGCCTGACCAGTTCGAATACTGGGTGACATTCCATCCGAGCACACGTCGTGCCCATAAATAAACCTATAAATTAAATGTATGTGATTAGTTTACATTGTAGATGATTTATGGAAATGATTTCACCTGATGCCCTTGGACAAGATAAACACCCAATTTAATGGCCATcagcaaaaacaaatgaagtcTACCGCGATTGGGATATCGTTTGAAAGCTGCTCGGCCTAAATCGATTACAAATTCAAAAggctttcccttttttgttgcttttgtgGGTTGGACAACGCTTTCTTTGACGAAAATGGCGGTGTACGCTATGCATATGGACCACAAAATGGCTGAGACTGCGAATACAGCCGTGTAGCCATATGCTCGGTATAGCCATACACCCATCACGGTTCCAATGGGTCCTCCCATATACCAAATAGCGTCCATCCAACCCATTCGTTTTGTACGTTTCTCTATTACAGTAATGTCGGCTAAATAGCTGTAGACTGCCATATTGAAAACGACCCAACTTCCGCACAAGTTGATGGCTATCGAGCCTGCGTAGAGAACTTCCACTGGCCACGATGGATTGAAGATCGTGACGATGTAAATTAAAGCGAAAATCACATATCCGGACAAAGAGATGATCATCGGCAGTTTCCTACCGTATTGATCACTAAATGATCCAGCAAAGAGAACAATCAAAACTGGCAAAATACTTGCCAGAAATCCTTGATAAAAGTTAAAGTTATTCTGGTATACCTGCACCGTTTCCTAATTTTAGTAAATGAACagtaaattaaagttaataattttttttgaaatttattgtttgttcTCTTTAGCTTACTTGAATGTGTGAGTGATTTCCGTCGTCCATTGCCATACAGTCTGCTTCACTAAAGTTGAAATTAACACGACAAACCCGGTCTAGTTGTAGTGTATCGATAATCACTACAACGTTTCCCTCCGACACCATTTTAACAAAAAGCATAGGCTCGAGGGTAACTTGACCCATTACCTTTTCATGTAATCGTTTTTGATtaatcaaaaaaaattttactgttAATCAATCTCTATTGACAAATCTTACCTCTTTCAACTGTccgcatatttttttgattggattCTTTATCAAAACATTTGCAGATCGTTCGCCATTGTCGGATATAATTTTTTCTGGATTATTTGTTAAAACACTTGAAGATCTTTCGTCAATGCACTCCATCGCCGATTGATGTATGAATTCTGACATACCTATTTTCTTCTGAAAAGGATTATtacgcaaaacaaaaattgctttGGGATAAATCTACCAAAGGAGCAAAacattgttttcatatttgttAACAGTCTTTTCTTGCGCatcaaatttatattatttcagTCGGTTAGTTTAACATTTAGCGCTTGTGCATCGTTTTATACCCCTATAAAATGGACTTTTTCTTATGGATTTTAAGTTTCTGACCAACGTTGGTTGTAAACTATTTTTATCAgactaaattcatttttctctgccACTCATGCCTCTAAATAAAGTTAGAAAtgacacattaaaaaaagtagATCAGCAAAAGGTTCTCGCATTTTGTAAATAGGTATCTTTTGTACTCTACAGTTAAATGTCCATTATAAAATTTCCTTACCAATAAATTGCTGCTTTGAAATAACGCGTTACGCGTCGAACGAATGTAAGTCGACTGTTTCCATAAATTTtatgcaatttctttttacgtgCAAAAAGTTACGCTTCTTTGATAGTTATATAACCGTCGTCGATCTACGTTTTTAATCGTTTCAGTTTGAATTcgttttggtgtttttttctttcgtggcACTTgggacatttaaaaatgataaatggTAACGTACACATATCGATACACAATTCGAAGGATTTCAAGTTCTGGTTTccggaatttgattttttttttttttttttttgctttttttgtttctttcgttttgTGATTGATCTCTCTACAACATAATTGATCTAAACAAGAGTAAACAAAACAGTATTGAACGAAATAGCATTACCTGAGAGACAGACAGAATTATGGCGTTTGAATTAAGAGACGTGGAAGCTAAATGTAAACTACAGTGAAAACGACCCGAATCTTGCCGCATTGGCGGCTATAGTCGCCGAGACTACTTCCACTGACCACTATGGATTTCAAATCTTGATTACGTTAATTACTGATTACACTACAAACGCGCCCAGTACAGTGACCTCTGTCAGTTTGTTCTCAGAATAACCAAAAATGGGCAAAAGTATAACCAGTAAATTCTGATAATTGTTAAAGGGTGTTTTGAACTTGTACTGCTTCCTAACTGAGTAaatgacagtttttttttatttatttaatggTAGCTTACTTTTCCcgaatttctgaatttgatttccactttcaaggaaaaaatccTTATATTCAACACTTTTTGGCTAAAGTTAAGGTTAAGGACAATTTCGTTTGATCCTTAAAGTGTTGGTTTCTCTCTACCGCCACTTTCAAAGAGAGCATGAGCTCGAGAGTCAATTGCGTCACCATGCTttgtatttgaaatttcagTACATTTTTACAGAGAATGTTGGATTACGCAAAAACGAAAAGGTGGTTACTTTCTTTATGTTCTAAAcgcatttttaaatgattaactGATTGTTCGTGTCAGAACACTTGATGAAAgtgattcttcttttctgtttgtcaGTACAGATATAGTTTCGGATATTTTGTGTTTCCCTCGCGTAATCTCGTGACTTCGGTGAAGGGCTATAATATTTggattgaatattttttaaaaaatgttgtcgaATGTGTTTGGATTAAAGGTGAATAATCTTTGTTAGGGATAGCGTGTAATCCattaaaggggggggggacttcaactgttatttcattttctgtatGACACTTTTTGAAATATGCTAACTGGCACAAGATTTCACTGGTTTGTCACTTTATCCGAAAGTACTTCATATTTCACATTATATTAGATTAAACTGTGAAATATCGGggacaatttatttcttgcaCTGGGAGGAATTCTACTTTGATAGGCAACAACTGTATTTGCACTGAAAACTTGCTGAAAACTAAGTAGCGCCCCACATTTTAATAGTAACCTACGTTGGCGTACGTTTTTATCGcgtattttctcttttgtgtgtattCTATTTGGGGacattctttatttaaagCTAAACGTAGGAAAACGAAAACTTGTATTGGGAAATCTTTCTGTTCACACTTTCACCCAATCTTTCTTCGTTGGTGTCCACTATGCTGAATCAGTTATGTGTTCTGTGGGTCCTGTTGTTTCTCTGTGTTTTTCCCAGTCGAGTTTCAGTACAACCAGTGCAACGATCAACAAGATTGCAATGATACCCTCAACCACATAATTGATCTAGGCAAAAGTataattcaaaagttaaaatCTAATCAAATGAATGGAAAACGTTGACACCGTACCTGAGGGAAAGACAAGATTAACGCGTTGTAAAGATGCGTATAGACAGACCTATCGATAGTCAGCCAAATACATTCTAAAAGCCCAAcaaatgcaaatatttttccaacatCGCTTTTGTCCGGTATCGTAGTAATGAGAGCTCGAAGAGCAGGTTCAATGCTGGCCTTCAGGACGCCTGACAAAGTTGCGATGATAACCAACCACCACATTGATGGCCCGGTAATGCAGGCTAAAATAATGTTCCATAAAGCGATCGACGCCAATCCAAATGCAGCGACTGTGTAATTGGATAGGTGGTAAAACGATGCCCATCCGACCCAAAAAACCATGCCGACTTGATGGGAAATATCATTTGCGCTCGACCAGTGCGAATACTGAGTGGCATCCCATCCCAGCACGCGTCGGGCCCATAAATAAACCTGTGCACAGAATTTCcaatgattaaaatttaatttgtttgagtaatttaagtgtaattttacCTGATGGCCTTGGACGAGAAATACCCCCAATTTAATAGTAACAAGCCAGAACAAATGAAATCGACCTCTGTGTGGATAACATTTGGAAGCTGCTTTGCTTAAATCAAGCACAAGTTGAAAGGGTTTTCTTTTCACCATCGTTTCAGTTGTCTGTACGACGCTTTCTTtgaccacaacaacaacataaattAAGCAGATGAACCACAAAATGGCTGAGACTGCGAATACAGCTATGTAGCCGTATGAGCGGTACAGCCATACACCCATCACTGTTCCAATTGGCCCTCCCATATACCAAACAGCGTCCATCCAGCCCATACGTTTTGTACGTGTCTCTACTGCAGTTATGTCAGCTAAATAGCTGTAGACTGCCATGTTGAAAACGACCCAACTTCCTGTTGCATTGACGGCTATTGAAGCAGCGTAGAGAACTTCAACTGGCCACGATGGATTTAAAATCATTACTATGTAAATTAATGCGTACACTACAAACCCGCCCAGTACGATGATCATTGGCAGTTTCCTACCGTACTGGTCGCTAATCGACCCCGCGAAGAGAATAATCAAAACGGGCAAAAGGCTGGCCGTCAAACTTTGATAATAGCTGAAGTTGTTTTGATACACCTGTACTGCTTCCTAATTGTGTAAACAACAGTTTTATCTGACAGCAGCAAATTTCTTTGGTTTATAATTACTTGAATTTGTGAGTGATTTCCATCGTCCATGGACACGCAATCTTCTTGGCTAAAGTTGAGGTTTACACGACAAGCTCGTTCAATCTGTAAAGTGTCGGCTATCACTACAACGTTTCCCTCTGccaccattttcaaaaagagcaTAGGCTCGAGGGTCACATGGCTCAACatctttttaatgaaaataaatccattcaatttatttcatattcACCTACGCaaagacaaaaatataatactaccttttttatgtttttatacGCATTTTGAATGATggcttgattttttgtttgtgtcaaaacacttgaaagtgtttcatcatttctgTTTGTCTCTTCAGATAGAATTTCTGACATTTTGCGTGTCCTTTACGTGCTTTGGTGATTTCTGGCGAAGCgctataattttttatattgaatgaaaaacaaaatgtttcaaatgtttttgcaTTAAAGGTTggattttcttaatttaagCAAAAGACCCAAAGTAATGGAGACGGAAATTTAAGATTTTAAATTCACTGacggaatttctttttgaaactcAGCGTTTCTATTTCTGACCGATGTGATGGCAAAATATTGATACGGTAACAGCTATTACATATGCGATTCAGCCCGAACTATTTCGTCTGTCCACATATGGTCCACATTTAACTCCGTCCTTCCGAGTCAAATGAAATGAGCAGATATCGCAAATAGTTTGTTTCTATGTCAATTCACTTGTTTAATTTACCCTTTACAGtcctatttcaaatttcaatgtttACTTCGTTTTTGCAAAATGAAATGGTAACAGGCCGAAGACTTCCTCGGTAAAATCTGTCAATTTCTTCAAAGACTAGAAAATTTCACATTAAACTTGGTACAAAATGttgggaaaaatttatttattgcaCAGGAAGAAATTTAACTTTGACATGCGACAACTGTATGAACACCGAAAACTAAGTAGCGCCCTATACCCTTTCAATAAATCCACATAACCTACGTTGACGTACGTTTTTATCGTCTGAACTTTTTTCTTGCGACACTTGGGACATAACTGAACTTGGAAAAAGgttatttgaactttttttacttactgTTTTTTCTAAGTTTGTCAACTGTGCGCTCCGTTCGTCGGTTCGTTGCAGTTGCAGAGTTATCTTTGAGTGAAAGAGAGCTGATATGCTAATATATGTATTTGGTCGCAGTGTCGAAAAATGGATTAAGAAATGGCAGATTCAATCATATCAGTCAGAAAAGATCATCAAGGCAAAGGTCAATAATCTAGGCGATGAAAAATTCCAGATCTTCCAGTTTTTGAGTTTCTCCCAACTCTTGCGAATTTACTTCTGTTTCTTCGTCAATATCATTTGACCCATTGGACTGTTTCTCCCGTATCGTTcgaagtaaaataatttttttctgggggaaggggggaaatggaagatttaaaattaactgTAGGGAAAAAATTCTTACCGTCTTATTACTTTTCGATGTTTTGATCCTTCCTGCTCTATTTGTTGACTAATCATATTCGTCAGACTATGAGGAAATTCAGCGTTTCTATTTCTGACCAACTTTGTGGCAAGAAATTGATACGTTAACGGTTAACAGTTAGTACGAAAGTGGGATGTGCTACTCACTAATGTCCTATTTCTAGTTCGTCTGTCCGCTCATAACTCCGGGGTTTGAACTGGGAGGAATTTCACTTTGATATGCGACAACTGATTAATGTATTTGCACTGAAAATTAAGCAGCACCCCACATTTTAAATAGAATGAAAATACCTTTTGGCGGACGTTTTTATCGcgtattttatctttttttttcttctgacaCTTGGGACTTTATTCAAGCCAAACGTGGTAAAGTTAAAGAACATTTAAACTTATCAATAAGATAAAAGTTGAATTCATTGCAAGCTAATATATGGTGTATTTGTGCGCAGTGCGTTGTAAAACAAGCTGCTAAAAATGGAATATCGAATATTCATAAAACTACGGTCATAAAAAGTTATCAAGATCAATATTCTCTGCAATCAAAAAATTCCAGATCGTCCAATTTTTGAGTTTCTTCCATCTTTTGCGAATTTACTTCCGCAATATCACTTGACTTATTGAGCTgttcctctttctctccagTCTCGTTCGAAGTACATTTGATCTCCTCTTCAAGATCATCGGCCATTTTCCGTAGCTCCTGTACGGTTGGTGTCGCTCCCGTTTCTTTGCAAATGTTGACCATGTGGATTACATCAATCACGATAAATACGGCGGTTAAGGCACCTGCTGCGGTCCGGGCAGCTTTTGACATGACCATGGGCGTTCCTTTGAAAGCAGACATGAGATCAGCTGCTGTAGCACCGGTAGTCGTTGTCActctcgctgctgctgctgagcccGCGTAAATCATGGCTAGTCTTGCCAATTCCGGTCTTTTAAAGTAGTTTAAGAAAGCAGCTATGGCTTGTTTGATACTACGAATTTGACTTATTAAAAGGGTGCAGATTTCAGCCAAAGCGTGTAGAGATTCAGGATTCAATGGTAAAGGCAGTTTTTGAATCAGGCACTTGATTTCGGGGTCTACAACGTGATTTACCGCTCGACTGATCTGAGCATAATCTCCATTTAAAGCGTGagttattaatttttgaaatgttgtcaACAACAGCATCCATTTTTGTTCACAGAGTTTGCCTAGCATCTCCAATGTTGGGCGAAATCGAGTGGCACGGACCAAGTACTTTGAGTCAGACGATGAGAGTTTTTCGAGGTGTAGCAAGTGTTCACCCAGttccttttttaaagatgTGAGCTCCTTTTTAGACAAGAAATAACCGGTAATGTTAGCTCCTG
This window of the Daphnia pulex isolate KAP4 chromosome 5, ASM2113471v1 genome carries:
- the LOC124194963 gene encoding solute carrier family 46 member 3-like encodes the protein MSEFIHQSAMECIDERSSSVLTNNPEKIISDNGERSANVLIKNPIKKICGQLKEVMGQVTLEPMLFVKMVSEGNVVVIIDTLQLDRVCRVNFNFSEADCMAMDDGNHSHIQETVQVYQNNFNFYQGFLASILPVLIVLFAGSFSDQYGRKLPMIISLSGYVIFALIYIVTIFNPSWPVEVLYAGSIAINLCGSWVVFNMAVYSYLADITVIEKRTKRMGWMDAIWYMGGPIGTVMGVWLYRAYGYTAVFAVSAILWSICIAYTAIFVKESVVQPTKATKKGKPFEFVIDLGRAAFKRYPNRGRLHLFLLMAIKLGVYLVQGHQVYLWARRVLGWNVTQYSNWSGANEAVRQVGMVILLGLASSYELSDYTVAIFGLVSIALWNMMSIFITGPSLWWVVIITTLVGAFKASIDPALRALITSIPDKSDVGKILGFLGLLESIWFTVDRSIFTHLYNALIETFPQINFVVGSAFAVVLILALFLLKRDWEKRRNPNTKVIPDHTSDAT
- the LOC124194967 gene encoding uncharacterized protein LOC124194967 — encoded protein: MGNKNSVCTETAASPCESLELLSTLQCLPKGINNLERKTKEIHLERERIVKKLRDMADYLEKTHSDVLIADRVGTGVGIGSGLLFIGGLVAAPFTAGVSLALTTAATATGIMGAITSAGANITGLVMTKNSLAPLQEKLDKHLKHIKDISSIDPQYLVRATRLRPTLEILEKLSENTFLQLLLTFKKLITHALNGDYAQISRAVNHVVDPKIKELLQKLPIPLDRPSLQALAEMCTLIISHIRSIKQAIGACLNFLNKPELIRLAMVYTNSTAKSITATTQEVAQIKAAFKGTPMAMTKTVRYVAGVATTAFVVLDVIYMVRICKETGETPTVQNLRKMADDLEKEFSDETKEELAERDETDADE
- the LOC124194964 gene encoding solute carrier family 46 member 3-like — translated: MSEILSEETNRNDETLSSVLTQTKNQAIIQNAYKNIKKMLSHVTLEPMLFLKMVAEGNVVVIADTLQIERACRVNLNFSQEDCVSMDDGNHSQIQEAVQVYQNNFSYYQSLTASLLPVLIILFAGSISDQYGRKLPMIIVLGGFVVYALIYIVMILNPSWPVEVLYAASIAVNATGSWVVFNMAVYSYLADITAVETRTKRMGWMDAVWYMGGPIGTVMGVWLYRSYGYIAVFAVSAILWFICLIYVVVVVKESVVQTTETMVKRKPFQLVLDLSKAASKCYPHRGRFHLFWLVTIKLGVFLVQGHQVYLWARRVLGWDATQYSHWSSANDISHQVGMVFWVGWASFYHLSNYTVAAFGLASIALWNIILACITGPSMWWLVIIATLSGVLKASIEPALRALITTIPDKSDVGKIFAFVGLLECIWLTIDRSVYTHLYNALILSFPQINYVVEGIIAILLIVALVVLKLDWEKHRETTGPTEHITDSA
- the LOC124194966 gene encoding uncharacterized protein LOC124194966, whose product is MGNTNSVSDISSATGKIQNQTTQSNRNSAWQEGVKVGTSESVKYAIRTTDTEHASPESESLTIFDTLQHLPNELTNLKMLQELSEDVFRERQRIIKRLRDMADYLEKTHNDVLIADRVGTGVGIGSGLLVIGGLVAAPFTAGISLGLTVAGTTTGILSGITSAGANITGYFLSKKELTSLKKELGEHLLHLEKLSSSDSKYLVRATRFRPTLEMLGKLCEQKWMLLLTTFQKLITHALNGDYAQISRAVNHVVDPEIKCLIQKLPLPLNPESLHALAEICTLLISQIRSIKQAIAAFLNYFKRPELARLAMIYAGSAAAARVTTTTGATAADLMSAFKGTPMVMSKAARTAAGALTAVFIVIDVIHMVNICKETGATPTVQELRKMADDLEEEIKCTSNETGEKEEQLNKSSDIAEVNSQKMEETQKLDDLEFFDCREY